In a single window of the Bacteroidota bacterium genome:
- a CDS encoding PspC domain-containing protein — protein MNKTVIINLSGIIFHIDEDAYLKLSSYLTTIKGYFSESEGRDEIMADIENRIAEMLSEKVSDRKQVVLMTDVDYVIGVMGKPEDFAGDKAHSEETKKEQPTYSSSGKRKRVFRDTDNKILGGVCSGIGNYFNIDPLWLRLALVVCFFSFGIGFLLYIVLWIVIPEAKTSAEKLEMHGEDINVSNIGKKVEEEMKHFGKKVGSWGEEVKKTATSSKGRDFVDRLVDFLTSVFGAFFKVFAKLLGVFFVIFGLILLVAIISSLFGGTGMIHIDNHSFSFHDFFYTFYESGDQMTLASIAIVLFLGVPLIMLVYGGVKMLLGIRARNRIVNLSAGILWVIGIALMITMGIQVAQQFSEEAESKQEFTMTKTKCDTLFLRVREVKDWNDNARDYSHKKHFHVSFRKHRLFSSDSSNIYFGYPTLDIVKSESDSMEIVVYNNAMGKDKKEALHFACNVNYEIFQKDSLIELMPYFSIPREEKWRNQQVHIEVRIPKGKTVYLAKNMSDILDDVHNETDTYDGDMVGRRWMMGSEELKCLDCNGLETVHKKKWKNKIEKEISDSIEEEISNSIDKK, from the coding sequence ATGAACAAGACAGTAATCATCAACTTAAGCGGAATCATCTTTCATATAGACGAAGACGCTTACCTGAAATTGTCAAGTTACCTGACAACCATAAAAGGATACTTCTCCGAATCAGAAGGCAGAGATGAAATCATGGCGGACATCGAAAACCGAATTGCCGAAATGCTTTCTGAAAAAGTTTCTGACAGAAAGCAAGTTGTGCTCATGACAGATGTAGATTATGTAATCGGTGTGATGGGTAAACCCGAAGATTTCGCTGGAGATAAAGCTCACAGTGAAGAAACTAAAAAAGAACAACCCACCTATTCTTCATCAGGAAAACGCAAAAGAGTGTTCCGCGATACAGACAATAAAATTCTTGGAGGCGTTTGTTCAGGGATTGGAAATTATTTCAACATAGATCCGCTCTGGCTGAGACTTGCATTAGTAGTTTGCTTCTTTTCATTCGGAATCGGCTTCCTTCTATATATAGTATTGTGGATTGTAATTCCCGAAGCGAAAACCTCCGCAGAGAAACTGGAAATGCACGGAGAAGACATCAACGTTTCCAACATCGGAAAAAAAGTAGAGGAAGAAATGAAACATTTCGGAAAGAAAGTGGGAAGTTGGGGAGAAGAAGTAAAGAAGACAGCCACTTCATCCAAAGGCAGAGATTTTGTTGACCGGTTGGTTGATTTTCTCACCTCAGTGTTTGGCGCCTTCTTCAAAGTGTTCGCGAAACTGCTCGGAGTATTTTTCGTCATCTTCGGTTTGATTTTACTCGTAGCAATCATCAGTTCCCTTTTTGGCGGAACAGGAATGATTCACATAGATAATCATTCCTTTTCCTTTCACGATTTCTTCTACACATTTTATGAAAGCGGAGACCAGATGACACTCGCCTCCATCGCTATTGTGCTTTTCCTTGGCGTTCCGCTCATCATGCTCGTATACGGAGGAGTGAAAATGCTTCTTGGAATAAGAGCGAGAAACAGAATTGTAAATCTCTCGGCAGGAATTCTCTGGGTGATTGGAATCGCTCTGATGATTACAATGGGAATTCAAGTGGCTCAGCAGTTTTCAGAAGAAGCAGAAAGCAAACAAGAATTTACAATGACAAAAACAAAATGCGATACGCTTTTTCTTCGCGTGAGAGAAGTCAAGGATTGGAATGATAACGCGAGGGATTATTCTCACAAAAAACATTTTCACGTGTCATTCCGAAAGCACAGACTGTTTTCATCCGACAGTTCAAATATTTATTTCGGATATCCAACGCTCGACATAGTGAAAAGCGAATCCGACAGCATGGAGATTGTTGTTTACAATAATGCAATGGGCAAAGACAAAAAAGAAGCGCTTCATTTTGCGTGCAATGTCAATTACGAAATCTTTCAAAAAGATTCTTTGATTGAACTCATGCCCTATTTCTCCATTCCCAGGGAAGAAAAATGGAGAAACCAGCAAGTGCATATTGAAGTGCGCATTCCTAAAGGGAAAACCGTTTACCTCGCAAAAAACATGAGCGATATTCTTGACGATGTGCATAACGAAACCGACACGTATGATGGCGACATGGTCGGACGCAGATGGATGATGGGTTCGGAAGAATTAAAATGTTTAGACTGCAATGGACTTGAAACAGTTCACAAGAAAAAATGGAAAAATAAAATAGAAAAAGAAATTTCTGATTCAATTGAAGAAGAAATTTCTAATTCAATAGATAAAAAATAA
- a CDS encoding TonB-dependent receptor, protein MKKYFLKPILSPSRKEGLLVALLFFMLPSLWEGTGMGLFAQWGGGGGNWKEMSEKMKVGHFYGKIVDSTNNKGVEFASVQLIGNVFDTTTKTMKKDVVVAGQLTEANGDFSLEKINVMGKFKLKIIAMGYALKEIAISFDVDMEKIKNGGMSMLSAMDKDLGNIKIRPQAKQLKEVEIVSTASVMELKLDKKVFNVEKNMISTGGTAEDVMKQVPSVSVDADGNVTMRNASPQIFVDGKPTTLTLDQIPADAIQSVEIISNPSAKYDASGGEGGILNIVLKKEKRMGYNGNIRAGIDQHLRFNGGADMNARDGKINAFISGNFNQRYSLTTGKTNRENLIGYPLTTISQTQNSITNGYFGMGRAGVDYFMNNRNTFTLSGNYMTGRFKPEDSLHTQTDTVYPVYTNFSSYNRISNTKRRFGNTGASFQYKHIFPREGEEWTADLNYNQSQFVWLGDYTSKYYDASGNSTGLNIFQNMSGNGYNKIFTGQTDLVLPLNSKDTSGKAKIETGIRGSYRDFLSKTDNFLKDDSTGDFNLIKNQSTHYKFIDQVYAGYVTYGMHKNKFSWQIGLRGESSSYIGELIDSNKTFKNIFPISLFPSCSSTYDLNGKDNFQFSYSRRINRPSFFQIIPFTDYSDSLNLKRGNPALKPEFTHSLELSYLKTINSSNNILATVYFKNTDGLITGYQTREYDSTLQRMAIVNTYENADQTYVYGAELTSKHGIKKWLDFTFNFNVYYSLMDAKNVEANLTNEQFSWFTKENFTFKLPKNFSIQLNPEYRSQASVPVSRGDTKYGGMSGFQSSPTSTAQGYIKARYSVDAAIKYEFMKNKAASLSVNIRDIFGTDINETVTNSAYFNQTTSRLRDPRLVRVNFSYRFGKFDTSIFKRKNMKVNTDGMEIGM, encoded by the coding sequence ATGAAAAAATATTTTCTGAAGCCCATCCTAAGTCCTTCCCGAAAGGAAGGACTTTTGGTTGCTTTACTTTTTTTTATGCTCCCTTCCCTTTGGGAAGGGACGGGGATGGGCCTCTTTGCCCAATGGGGCGGTGGCGGTGGCAACTGGAAAGAGATGTCTGAAAAAATGAAGGTTGGACATTTTTACGGAAAGATTGTTGACAGCACAAATAATAAAGGAGTTGAATTCGCATCTGTTCAACTTATCGGAAATGTCTTTGATACAACAACAAAGACAATGAAAAAAGATGTCGTGGTAGCGGGGCAATTAACTGAAGCAAACGGTGATTTCAGTTTGGAAAAAATTAATGTGATGGGAAAATTCAAATTGAAAATCATCGCGATGGGATACGCGCTGAAAGAAATTGCCATCTCGTTTGATGTGGATATGGAAAAAATTAAAAACGGAGGCATGAGCATGTTGAGCGCGATGGATAAAGATTTAGGAAACATAAAAATAAGACCGCAGGCAAAACAACTTAAAGAAGTAGAAATTGTTTCAACAGCTTCCGTGATGGAGCTAAAGCTTGATAAAAAAGTTTTTAATGTGGAGAAGAATATGATTTCGACAGGAGGAACTGCCGAAGATGTGATGAAACAGGTTCCTTCAGTGAGTGTCGATGCAGATGGAAACGTAACGATGAGAAATGCTTCTCCACAGATTTTTGTGGATGGCAAACCCACCACGCTAACGCTTGACCAGATTCCCGCTGACGCCATTCAAAGCGTGGAAATAATTTCAAATCCATCCGCGAAGTATGACGCTTCTGGCGGAGAAGGAGGAATTCTGAACATCGTTCTGAAAAAAGAGAAGCGCATGGGCTACAACGGAAACATCCGCGCGGGGATTGACCAGCATTTGAGATTCAATGGAGGAGCCGACATGAATGCAAGAGACGGAAAAATAAATGCTTTCATCAGCGGAAACTTCAATCAGCGTTATTCTTTAACAACAGGAAAAACGAACAGAGAAAATCTTATCGGATATCCGCTTACAACTATTTCTCAAACTCAAAATTCAATCACCAATGGATATTTCGGAATGGGGCGGGCTGGCGTTGATTATTTCATGAACAACCGTAATACTTTTACGCTTTCCGGAAATTATATGACAGGAAGGTTTAAACCTGAAGACAGCTTACACACACAAACCGACACGGTCTATCCCGTTTATACAAATTTTTCTTCCTATAATAGAATTTCAAATACTAAAAGAAGATTTGGCAACACAGGCGCTTCGTTCCAATACAAACATATTTTCCCGCGCGAAGGAGAAGAGTGGACGGCTGATTTGAATTACAACCAAAGTCAGTTTGTCTGGCTGGGAGATTACACTTCAAAATATTATGACGCCAGCGGAAATTCCACCGGGCTGAACATTTTTCAGAACATGAGCGGGAACGGCTATAACAAAATTTTCACCGGGCAAACTGATTTGGTTCTTCCGCTGAATTCAAAAGATACATCCGGAAAAGCAAAAATAGAAACAGGAATCCGCGGTTCGTACAGAGATTTTCTGAGCAAGACAGATAATTTTCTGAAAGACGACAGCACGGGAGATTTCAATCTCATAAAAAACCAAAGCACCCACTATAAATTCATTGACCAAGTATATGCGGGTTATGTAACCTACGGAATGCATAAAAATAAATTCAGCTGGCAGATTGGTTTAAGAGGTGAAAGCTCATCTTACATAGGAGAATTGATTGACTCCAACAAGACCTTCAAAAATATTTTTCCCATCAGCCTGTTCCCTAGTTGCTCTTCTACATACGATTTGAATGGCAAGGATAATTTTCAGTTTTCTTATTCAAGAAGAATCAACCGCCCTTCCTTCTTTCAGATAATTCCGTTTACCGATTATTCCGATTCACTCAATCTCAAAAGAGGAAATCCCGCTTTGAAACCGGAGTTCACCCATTCGCTTGAACTTTCTTATCTCAAAACAATTAACTCCTCAAATAATATTCTTGCCACTGTTTATTTCAAAAACACAGATGGGCTCATTACAGGTTACCAAACGCGAGAATACGATTCAACGCTTCAGCGTATGGCAATCGTCAATACTTATGAAAATGCAGATCAAACCTATGTGTATGGTGCAGAACTCACCAGCAAGCACGGAATAAAAAAATGGCTGGATTTCACGTTCAACTTCAATGTATATTATTCCTTAATGGATGCAAAAAATGTTGAGGCAAACCTTACCAACGAACAGTTCAGTTGGTTCACAAAAGAAAATTTTACGTTCAAGCTTCCGAAAAATTTCAGCATACAACTCAATCCTGAATACCGTTCGCAAGCCAGCGTTCCTGTTTCACGCGGAGATACTAAATACGGAGGCATGAGTGGTTTTCAATCGTCTCCAACTTCCACTGCGCAGGGTTACATCAAGGCACGCTATTCAGTGGATGCCGCAATAAAGTATGAGTTCATGAAAAACAAAGCCGCAAGCCTAAGTGTGAACATTCGCGATATCTTCGGAACCGATATTAATGAAACTGTTACCAACTCCGCCTACTTCAATCAAACCACCTCTCGTTTGCGTGACCCTCGTTTAGTACGCGTGAATTTTTCTTACCGCTTTGGAAAATTTGACACCTCCATCTTCAAGCGCAAAAACATGAAAGTGAATACGGACGGAATGGAGATAGGGATGTAA
- a CDS encoding DUF4118 domain-containing protein — translation MNKHLLYKGNKTRQFIISILLVSAVSALCYVFSPYMGYRVVALILLVTVSFIAMFFDIFPVLLGALLSALIWNFFFIPPKFTFHIGDTEDVLMFLMYFLIATVNAVLTYKIRQIEKETMKEEEKERTLKLYNTLLNSLSHELKTPIATIMGATDNLESNAGKLSEQNKDELLSEISSATSRLNQQVENLLNMSRLESGFIQPKKDWMDITELIYNVAKRVEENKITQKINININPEIPMFKLDKGMIEQVIYNLLSNAVLYTPEQSAIGITAVCHVDILQIIVEDNGNGFPADEIAKVFDKFYRLKNSKAGGTGLGLSIVKGFVEALSGKIKLENISTGGARFTIDIPAETSYLKNLKHE, via the coding sequence ATGAACAAGCACCTGTTATATAAAGGAAACAAAACAAGACAGTTTATTATAAGTATATTACTTGTTTCTGCTGTATCTGCTTTGTGTTATGTGTTTTCTCCTTACATGGGCTATAGAGTTGTAGCGCTCATTTTACTTGTTACCGTTTCATTCATAGCGATGTTTTTTGACATATTTCCTGTTCTTCTGGGAGCATTGTTAAGCGCATTGATCTGGAATTTCTTTTTTATTCCTCCAAAATTCACTTTTCATATCGGAGATACAGAGGATGTTTTAATGTTCTTAATGTATTTTCTCATTGCCACAGTAAACGCGGTGCTGACTTATAAAATAAGGCAGATAGAAAAAGAAACGATGAAGGAAGAAGAAAAAGAACGCACACTAAAGCTTTATAACACACTTCTTAATTCGCTTTCTCATGAACTAAAAACTCCCATTGCAACGATCATGGGAGCAACTGATAATTTAGAAAGCAATGCTGGTAAGCTTTCCGAGCAGAATAAAGATGAATTGCTTTCAGAAATTTCGTCTGCCACTTCCCGCCTCAATCAGCAGGTAGAAAATCTCCTGAACATGTCAAGGCTGGAATCGGGATTCATTCAGCCGAAAAAAGATTGGATGGACATTACAGAATTAATTTACAATGTGGCTAAACGAGTGGAAGAAAATAAAATCACACAGAAAATAAATATCAATATCAATCCGGAAATTCCCATGTTTAAACTGGACAAAGGAATGATCGAACAGGTTATTTATAATTTATTATCCAATGCGGTTCTGTACACTCCGGAGCAAAGCGCTATTGGAATAACAGCTGTCTGCCATGTGGATATATTGCAAATTATAGTAGAGGATAACGGCAATGGATTTCCTGCTGATGAAATAGCAAAAGTGTTTGATAAGTTTTACCGTCTGAAAAACTCTAAAGCGGGAGGAACGGGGCTTGGACTCTCCATCGTTAAAGGATTTGTAGAAGCGCTGAGCGGTAAAATAAAATTGGAAAATATCTCAACGGGTGGAGCACGATTTACCATTGATATTCCTGCTGAAACATCTTATCTGAAAAATCTAAAACACGAATAA
- a CDS encoding response regulator transcription factor, with protein MNSAEILIIDDEAQIRKLLEITLQSNDYKVNQAVNAKEGLALSASHPPDLILLDIGLPDESGHSVLKKLREWYTKPIIIVSVQNNEDDIVKALDNGANDYLIKPFRTRELLARIRSSLRSQSSEETKQVIDCNNFQMDLSVRVVKKNNEIIKLTATEYKLLALFAKNEGKVLTHHYLLKEVWGPGYINQSQYLRVFIAQLRKKIENDPNRPAHIITESGVGYRFTAKD; from the coding sequence ATGAATAGCGCAGAGATATTAATTATTGATGACGAAGCGCAGATTCGCAAACTGCTTGAAATAACCTTGCAATCGAATGACTATAAAGTGAACCAGGCCGTAAATGCAAAAGAGGGATTGGCTCTATCAGCAAGCCATCCTCCTGATTTAATTTTGCTCGACATTGGTTTGCCCGATGAATCAGGACATTCCGTTTTAAAAAAACTCAGGGAATGGTATACGAAGCCTATAATTATTGTTTCGGTGCAGAACAATGAAGACGATATTGTAAAAGCATTAGATAACGGAGCAAATGATTATTTAATAAAGCCGTTCCGAACGCGCGAATTACTGGCGCGCATTCGTTCTTCCCTGCGAAGCCAATCGTCAGAAGAAACAAAACAAGTGATTGACTGCAATAATTTTCAAATGGATTTATCTGTTCGGGTGGTGAAGAAAAACAACGAAATCATAAAACTTACCGCAACCGAATATAAATTGCTTGCTTTATTTGCCAAGAATGAAGGAAAGGTTTTAACTCATCATTATTTGCTTAAAGAGGTTTGGGGACCAGGTTATATCAACCAATCACAATACTTGCGTGTATTCATTGCTCAATTAAGAAAGAAAATAGAAAATGACCCAAACCGTCCCGCACATATTATTACTGAAAGCGGAGTTGGCTATCGTTTTACGGCAAAAGATTAA
- a CDS encoding KUP/HAK/KT family potassium transporter, with amino-acid sequence MSEATIHSKKVTLGTLLVALGIIYGDIGTSPLYVLKAIVGEKPIDEILVFGGVSLIFWTLVFQTTIKYIWLTLKADNHGEGGIFSLYALVHRYGKYLVIPTILGATTLLADGVITPPISVSSAIEGLDIIIPGIPTVPIVIVILSLLFFFQRFGTHKVGSIFGPIMVVWFSMLFIMGASQIIHFPSVLKALNPYYGYELLVKYPKGFWVLGAVFLATTGAEALYSDLGHCGRKNIRISWVFVKICLMANYIGQASWLMHQSETTLNGRNPFYEMMPHWFLIPGIIIATSATIIASQALITGSFTLISEAMSLNFWPRVSVRQPTELKGQIYIPSVNMLLWGGCIFVVVYFQSSTHMEAVYGFFITIAMMMTTFLLSHFLIYNRKWKIIFVIAILLVFGSIEISFFIANLAKIKEGWVFLFFGVMNFSVMYVWFYARKINNSFVKFVELGKYTSLIKELSEDDNIPKFATHLIYLTKANYREQIEEKIIKSIFSKKPKRADVYWFVHIHRTDAPHTLEYEVSELVDDKIIKININVGFRIQPRTELYFKKIIRELVANKELNLHIRPDGSTKYNPEPDLKFVVIEKFLSVENEFTLKDGLLLNGYFLLKQFGQSDEKAFGLDKSDVAVEQIPLVYQPVQKIALTRK; translated from the coding sequence ATGTCTGAGGCAACCATACATTCCAAAAAAGTAACACTCGGAACACTTTTAGTCGCGCTCGGAATCATTTATGGCGACATTGGAACAAGTCCACTCTATGTTCTGAAAGCAATCGTTGGCGAAAAACCAATTGATGAAATATTGGTTTTTGGTGGAGTCTCACTTATTTTCTGGACACTTGTATTTCAAACTACCATCAAATATATTTGGCTTACGCTAAAAGCCGACAACCACGGAGAAGGCGGAATTTTTTCTTTGTATGCCCTTGTTCACCGCTACGGCAAATATTTAGTGATTCCAACCATACTGGGCGCAACAACTTTACTTGCAGATGGAGTTATTACTCCTCCAATTTCTGTTTCATCTGCCATAGAAGGATTAGATATAATTATTCCCGGCATTCCCACTGTGCCGATTGTCATTGTCATTCTTTCACTTTTATTTTTCTTTCAGCGTTTCGGCACACATAAAGTGGGAAGCATTTTTGGACCCATAATGGTTGTTTGGTTTAGCATGCTGTTTATTATGGGCGCAAGCCAGATTATTCATTTTCCATCCGTGTTAAAAGCCCTAAATCCATATTATGGATATGAACTATTAGTAAAATATCCAAAGGGATTTTGGGTGCTTGGGGCTGTATTCCTTGCCACAACAGGAGCCGAGGCATTGTATTCCGATCTGGGACATTGCGGAAGAAAAAATATTCGTATCAGTTGGGTATTTGTAAAAATCTGCCTGATGGCAAATTATATCGGGCAGGCATCATGGCTTATGCATCAATCTGAGACGACACTTAACGGAAGAAATCCTTTTTATGAAATGATGCCACATTGGTTTCTTATTCCGGGAATTATTATTGCAACATCCGCCACCATTATTGCCTCGCAGGCATTGATCACAGGTTCATTTACATTAATCAGCGAAGCCATGAGTTTAAATTTCTGGCCGAGAGTATCCGTGCGCCAACCCACGGAATTAAAAGGACAGATCTATATTCCCAGCGTTAACATGCTGCTTTGGGGAGGATGTATTTTCGTTGTGGTATATTTTCAATCTTCCACACACATGGAAGCAGTGTATGGTTTTTTCATCACTATTGCTATGATGATGACCACTTTCCTTTTGAGTCATTTCTTGATTTATAACAGGAAATGGAAAATCATTTTTGTAATAGCAATTCTTCTCGTTTTCGGAAGCATTGAAATCTCATTTTTCATTGCGAATCTTGCGAAAATAAAAGAGGGATGGGTATTCCTTTTCTTCGGAGTGATGAACTTTTCCGTGATGTATGTTTGGTTCTACGCGAGAAAGATCAATAACAGCTTTGTAAAATTTGTTGAACTGGGAAAATATACTTCATTGATAAAAGAATTAAGCGAAGACGATAACATTCCAAAATTCGCAACCCACCTCATTTATCTTACAAAAGCAAATTACAGGGAACAGATAGAAGAAAAAATCATTAAATCTATTTTTTCCAAAAAACCCAAACGGGCGGATGTCTATTGGTTCGTTCACATTCACCGCACCGATGCTCCGCACACGCTTGAATACGAAGTTTCCGAATTAGTGGATGATAAAATCATAAAAATAAATATCAATGTTGGCTTTCGCATTCAACCACGCACCGAATTATATTTTAAAAAGATAATCCGCGAATTGGTTGCCAATAAAGAACTGAACCTTCACATCCGTCCTGACGGCTCCACGAAATATAATCCTGAACCCGATTTGAAGTTTGTAGTAATAGAAAAGTTTCTATCAGTAGAAAATGAATTTACACTCAAAGACGGGCTGCTCCTCAATGGATATTTTCTGTTAAAGCAATTTGGCCAAAGTGATGAAAAAGCATTCGGTCTCGATAAAAGCGATGTAGCTGTCGAACAAATACCATTGGTATATCAACCAGTACAAAAAATTGCTTTGACAAGAAAATAG
- a CDS encoding class I SAM-dependent methyltransferase — MGKWILKAIVQKGISFLPYSHNINFLFQKYVTRGVYLSDEYFEDRLNHCREHYKNFRKYNSTKDFSHLEIGTGWYPVVPAGMFLYGASSITTVDLTRLSNPAFTLATLRKFSEYQNNGKLEKFLPDISHDRLKIVLSEAANPSKDFFDLLEKHNIVYMVMDARKLHLADASIDLVTSNNTFEHIYPGILEGILEKMKLLCKKGGVMSHAIDLSDHFAHMDDTITLYNFLKFSDSAWKWIDNSVQPMNRMRIYEYRNLYKKHSIPITEEINREFNLADYNKVKVDEKFLTYSAKENAVSHSSLVSVM; from the coding sequence ATGGGAAAATGGATATTGAAAGCAATTGTGCAAAAGGGGATTTCATTTCTTCCTTATAGCCATAACATTAATTTCCTTTTTCAGAAATACGTTACGCGCGGTGTTTATTTGTCGGATGAATATTTTGAAGACAGATTGAATCACTGCCGTGAACATTATAAAAACTTCAGAAAATATAACTCCACAAAAGATTTTTCTCATCTTGAAATCGGCACAGGATGGTATCCTGTGGTTCCCGCAGGAATGTTTTTGTACGGTGCATCGAGCATTACAACCGTGGATTTAACACGCCTCAGTAATCCTGCATTCACCCTTGCCACACTTCGAAAATTTTCTGAATATCAGAACAACGGTAAGCTTGAAAAATTTCTCCCTGATATTTCGCATGATCGGTTGAAGATTGTTTTGTCAGAAGCAGCAAATCCTTCCAAAGATTTTTTTGATTTGCTGGAAAAACATAACATTGTTTATATGGTGATGGACGCGCGGAAACTTCACCTTGCTGACGCAAGCATTGATTTGGTTACTTCCAATAACACGTTTGAACATATTTATCCCGGCATACTTGAAGGTATTCTTGAAAAAATGAAACTCCTTTGCAAAAAAGGCGGAGTAATGAGCCATGCCATTGACCTCAGCGACCACTTCGCTCATATGGATGATACCATCACTCTTTACAACTTTCTTAAATTTTCTGACAGCGCCTGGAAGTGGATTGACAACAGCGTTCAGCCGATGAATCGGATGAGGATTTATGAATACAGAAATTTATACAAGAAACATTCCATTCCTATCACAGAAGAAATCAACCGCGAATTTAATCTGGCGGATTACAACAAAGTAAAAGTGGATGAAAAATTTCTCACGTATTCAGCGAAGGAAAATGCGGTGAGTCACAGTTCGTTGGTGAGTGTGATGTAA